GGCCTGCCTGCACTGCCACCACCCACGATGGGCCCACTGCCCGGTCTGCCACCGCTGCCGCCGCTGGACCTCGGTCTGCTGATCAAGCCGTTGACCGATCTGCTCGGGGGCTTCGGCACCGGCGACCTGTCGGCCGGCGACTTCGACCCCTCGGCGATCTTCCAGAGTTTGTCGAAGGTCCTCGAGACCACGATGTCGATGGGTTCGGGGGCGGTCAAGGCACTCGACAAACTGTGGACCGGAACCGCGTCGACAGCCGCGGTCGGGAAGTCGGCGGTCACCACAGCCGACACGGCCAACGTGACCACGCAGGGCACCGGGATGTCGTTCGACATCCAGGCGGCTGCGGGCATCGTCGGGGCGGGATTGGCTGCGGTACAAGCGATCATCGCTGCGACGATCGCGAAGATCTCCGCGACGATCCCGCTCATCATGACCCCGTTCGGTCAGGGCGCGGCGGTCGGCTTCGCGACCGAGGGCCTCGCCGAGGCCACCACGCAGGTCGCCGTGACGCGTGCGCAACTGCTCGGACCCACCGCGAAGATGACCACGAACGGTGCGCAGGTGCCGGTGACCGGCGCCCCGACGCCCGGTGCGGCCGCCCAATCGCCGTTTGCGGTGGCCAGCGCGGTCCTCGACGGTGCGTCGCCTGCGGTGTCGTCGGCGACCGAGTTGCCGTCGATGATCGCGTCGCCGGTCAGCAGCATGCTGTCGGCCACCAAGACCGATCCGTTGACGGGTCGCACCGACGTCACCCCGAAACCCAAGGGCCCCGGTGGCCCCGGCCCGGGCGGCGGAGGAGCCAAGGGCCATGCAGGGGGTGCGGGTGGATCCATCGGTGCGGTGTCCGCTCCGTTGGCGGCTCGCCCGTTCATGAGTGCCACCCCGGGAATGACGGAGCCGGCGGGATACAGCCCGCAGACGACCCCGCGTGCCACCGTCACCCCGACCGGCGCGGTCCCGGGGTCGATGGCCCCGATGGGCGGCGCGGGAACCGCGCGGGGCGCCGGTGCGTCCAATGAAGAACATCAGGTGCCCGACTACCTGGTGACCGAGGACAACGGACAGCAGGTTGTGGGGGATGTGCCCGACGTGGTGCCCGCCGTGCTCGGACACGAGGAGGCGCAGGTGGACACGACGTCGTCGCCCGACATCGAGCTCCGGTTGGGACCACCCGGACCCGCCACCGATTCCTGACACCAGAACCGCCGCGAAGACCGACCCGAACGAGGAGACATGACCGAATCGCAGCTGAATGTCGATCCCGCAGAGCTGATCTCGGCGGCGAGCCGTCTCGACGGGCTCGCCGACCGGTTGGCGCACTCGCTCGGCGCGGTGACCCCCGCGCTGACCGTGCGCGCGGCCGGACGCGACGAGGTGTCGCAGACGTCTGCCGCGTCCTTCACCGCGGTCGCCGAGTCGTTCACCGAGGACTCTGCCCGCGGCGTCGAGGAGCTTCGCAAGATCGCTGCGGTCCTGCGTGCCCAGGCCGGCGGGTTCACCCGCGGTGAGGACGACGCCGCGGCGGCATTCCGCCTCTGACGACC
This sequence is a window from Gordonia insulae. Protein-coding genes within it:
- a CDS encoding PE family protein; translated protein: MTESQLNVDPAELISAASRLDGLADRLAHSLGAVTPALTVRAAGRDEVSQTSAASFTAVAESFTEDSARGVEELRKIAAVLRAQAGGFTRGEDDAAAAFRL